The sequence below is a genomic window from Nostoc flagelliforme CCNUN1.
AACCATAAACTCAGGGTAAGCGCATCTAATTTTGTAGCTCTTGATACAGACAAAAAGCTTAAAACTCTATCTGAATATCAGTTTTTCATTCAAAATAGGACAAATTGTCGTAAATGATTGAAAAAACATGGGTCAAATAGCTTTTTATGTTTTTTAACCACATAAAGACGAAAATGTCAATCCCACTCCTTGGCTCAGTGTAGTAATTTTGAACTTTTTTGTGCTTTGGTTGAACCCCAAAACCACCGTGTCAATAGGGTTTGAGATGCGCTTACCCTGACCATAAACTGCTCCCGGTTGGGCTGTAGCAATATCTCCGTAGGGGCAGGGCGATTTCATTCTCATCTAGTCCGCCTCAGAATGAATTCTGAGTCTAATAGCGAAAGTCATCTAAAGATGACTGAGAAAAGGTTCTAGTCCGTTAAAACGGATTTTAGCTATTAGCCTAACTTGAGTTCGGGTTAAGCCAGAAGCTAAAAAGCTTATTCTGTAAGGATTGAGCAAAACTCTAAGTGATAGAAGAAGCGATTAAAGTGGAATCATTTTGTCAATAAGGCTTACAAATGAAACTAATATCAGCAATATGCCTTATTGAGAATAGATTAAAACAGAGCTTCAGACCGAACAATGAGAAATCAAGGGTTTTGAGAATTTCTTATCCCGAACTCAGGTTAGCCTAGAACTTTAGTTCTGGGCAGTTTATGTATAGAATGAAATAGCCCTACCGTAGGGGTACGAAGTGAAACCCTTACACAAAAGGAAAGACGCAAAATTTAAATTTGCGTCTTATTTAGAGATTTTGAAAATTAGAAACTGAATGTGGTTCTCAGTGTGCCAATAACAACATCATCGTTGTTATTGTTATGATCTGGGGATGTTAACCAGATGACTCCTGGGGTAATGGTGATATTATCACTCAGCTTATATTGGTAGAACCCCTCAAGATGATAGGATGTATCAGGATCGTTATCCAATCCTACGATGTTAGAGCTTGTTACTTTCGGCTCCACACCAGCGATGATACCTGCTAAGTTACCTTCTTTACCAAGGTCGGGAAAGCCGAGAGTGACGGCATAGTTCCAAATGTCAGCCTCTCCACGGTTCCCATTTAATGTGCGGCTGTTGGTGTATCCAGCCCAACCACCCAAGACAATGTTTTTAGTGATGCCGATGGATGCTTGGACACCGTAAGAATTACTGGAAAATGCTACTTCCTCTTCCGGTAAAGCCTGGATAGTTGCTATATTCTGAAATGTTGCCGCATTGCTACCAGTTAGTAGTGGTTGGTTGTAGGAATTGATGTAAGTTAAACCAACAGTAATGCGATCGCTTGGTTTAACGGTCAACTGTGCCAGCGCACCATAAGAACCATTGAACAAACCATTATTGGGCGTTGGGTCATTAGCTGTACCACTCAAATAACCTAGACTTAGTGCCAATTTGTCACCGAACTCGTGGGTTACTCCCAACCCCGCGCCGCCTATCTGATAATAAATTGGGTTGCGTGTACCAAAGGTGGATAAAGCACCAAAAGCACCATCACCATCAAAGATATTAACAGTAGTCGTAAGGTCATCTGCTGCACCTGCGTTGGCAATAGCGACAACTTCTGTTTTTTCGCCCAAGGGAAATCTGTAGAAGAGTGCATCTATAGAAGCATTGGTGGTACCATCACCAGCAAAAAATAAGTTGCCCTCTGGTGTACCAATGTTAGGGCTAAGAATATTATTAGCCTGGATTCTGGTAAACAGCGTATCTTTTCCTGTGAAGCTGGTCACAAGTTCTATCCGCGCTCGTGCCCCTAAAGTTGTATTTTCATCTGTAATTTCTGCACCGTTGACTGTATTTCCTGACAAAACATCGCTAACGACTGCGACAACTTGTCCTTGTAGTTTGGTTGTGGTTGAGAACTGATTCGCCTCCAATTCAGCAGTTTTAGCTTCTACTGCATCGACACGACCTCGGAGTGTCGCTAGTTCGGCTGAAAAATCTTCTTGCAGCTTTTGTAATGTGGCTAAATCTTGTTTGTTAACTAAATCGCCAGTGGCTGTAGCAATAAGTTCGTTAACGCGGTCAAGACAAGCATTCAAACCAGCCGCAAATTCATATCGCGTTAATGCCCGATTACCGCGATAAGTGCTATTTGGGTATCCTGCAATACAGCCATAGCGTTCAACCAAGGACTGCAATGCTTGAAATGCCCAGTCGGTGGGTTGTACATCAGAAAATTGAGACACGGAGGTAACTTGCGCCATTGGATGAGCTGGCGCTATGTTCGTAGTTCTTATATCTGGATTAGCTGAAACTTGCGGTTGATTGATTTCAGACTTTCCCGATCTTTCATCTGCAAATGTAACAGTATTAATAAATAGCATGACACCGCAGACTGCTGGACTAACTAGCAGATATTTCCAGAATTTTTGCATTTCTCTCCTCACACTGATATCCAACTCACACCCAAAGCACGTTTTTTAAACGTGTATTTTATGAGAATATTTGTCAGCAATCTTATCAGAAGTAAGCAACCTTTTTAACAAAAAAAGTCAAGGAATCCTAATTATTTAGGGAAAACTAAATTGCAGAAGGTTGTACCGTCTGAAAAAGTTTTGTTGTTATTCATTACACAGGAAACCCAGAATAATATTATGTGCGTAGAACGAGAATGAGAATTATTATAGTATAAAGTTGTCAATAAGAATTTTGACAGAGGCAGAGTCAGCATCCGTTTTGGGGAGAAAATACGTGATTGTGAATTGTAGAGGAATTAGAACAAACAAGCAAAGAAGCGGCATCTTGCCCATAATTGCTTTGCTGATGTTGTCAATAACTGCTGGCTGTAGTCAATCGAACCCGAATCAGGGAACAAGTTCCGAACAGCCTCCGCAAGCACAGGAAGCTGCTTCTACCCCATCGGTGCAGTCGACAAAAACTAAAGTAGTGACAACATTTTTGCCGATATATTTGTTTACTAAGGCAGTAGCTGGGAATGTGGCAGATGTAGAAATTTTAGTGCCACCTGGTACGGAGGTGCATGAATACCAAGCAACACCACAAAATGTCAAAGCGATCGCTACTGCAAATGTGTTAGTAAAAAATGGTTTAGGTTTGGAGGAATTTCTGGAAAATACTGTTAAAAATGCCCAAAATCCCAAATTAGCCGAAATTGATGCTAGTAAAGGTATTAAACCCTTAAATGAAATTTCACCCGTTGTAAAAACGGCTCAAGAGGAAGAAGACCACGAACATACCCAAGGTAATCCTCACGTTTGGTTAGATCCAGTTTTGGCGAAACAGCAGGTAACTAATATTCGGGATGGATTAATTGCTGCTGACCCAGCGAACAAAGCAACTTATGAGGCGAATGCTGCGACTTATATTAAAGAATTAGAAAGTTTAAACAACGAATTTCAACAGACTTTGCAGAAAACTCCTAGTTGTACCTTTATTACCTTTCATGATGCATTTCCATATTTAGCTCAACGCTATAACCTCAAGCAAGTTGCTGTAGTACAAATTCCCGAAGATCAACTTTCACCAACAGATGTGCAAAATGCAGTCAATGCGGTGAAAAAGTACAAGGTTAAAGCTTTATTTAGTGAACCAGGAGTAGATAACAAACTTCTATCCAGCCTCTCCAAAGATTTAAAATTAACTTTGCGTCCTCTGGATTCTCTAGAAACTGGCGAAACAGATCCACAGCATTATTTCAAGGCGATGAAAGCTAACTTGCAAACTCTGCAAACGGCATGTAAATAGGTTTGTCATTTGTCAGTTGTCCTTTGCAAATGACTAATACTTCGACTCCGCTCAGTACAAGTGACCAATGACTAATACTTCGGCTCCGCTCAGTACAAGTGACCAATGACTAATACTTCGACTCCGCTCAGTACAAGTGACCAATGACCAATGACATTGCTATTTTAAAAGTAGAAGGATTAACTGTCTATCAAGGCAGCTATCTAGCTGTTCGAGATGTTTCTTTTGAATTATTGCCAGGAACAGATACAGCCATCGTTGGCCCTAATGGTGCTGGTAAAAGTACTCTGGTAAAAGCAGTTTTAGATTTAATACCTCGAAGTTCTGGTACGATTCAAATATTCGGTCGTCCAATTGCAAGACTGGGGCGTTTACGTCACTTGTTGGGCTATATGCCGCAAAACTTCATTTTTGACCGCAGCTTTCCCATTTCTGTCAGCGAATTAGTAGGACTTGGATGGGACAAGGAAGCGAAAAAAGGGGATTTATTCTTCTCTCGGCTGTGGAGACAAGACCGAGAAAAATCGGCGGCCGTAGGAGAAGCTTTACGGCGAACCGATGCTTATCATTTACAGCATCAAGCTATTGGTACTCTTAGCGGTGGTCAACTCAAGCGGGTTTTATTGGCTTATTGTTTGGTAATGCCTCGGAAACTGTTGGTACTCGACGAAGCCTTTGCTGGTGTTGATGTGCAAGGTGCAGCAGATTTTTACGCTTTGCTAAATGAATTAAAGCGTCAGGAGGGTTGGACGGTATTGCAAGTTTCTCATGATATTGATATGGTAAATCGCCATTGCGATCGCGTGCTTTGCCTGAACCAAAGTATTGTTTGTACTGGTAAGCCAGAAATTGCCCTTTCTCCGCAAAACCTGTTAGCAACCTACGGCCCAGGTTTTAGCCGTTACCAGCACCAACATTAAAGCTTATAAGTATGAATTTCTTCAATGATTCTCAGATAGCAAGGCTTGCGATCGCCAATACTAATGACTTGGTAAACTTGTTAACATTTCCCTTTATGCAGCGTGCGATCGTAGGTGCTGTGTTAATGGGAATACTTGGTGGGATGTTAGGCAGTTTTGTCACCTTGCGCCAGTTGTCCTTTTTCAGCCACGCGGTTGGTCATGCAGCATTAGTAGGTGTGGCGTTAGGTGTGCTGCTACAAATAAATCCGACTTGGATGTTGTTACCTTTCACGTTGGTTTTTGGGGTTATTGTCCTCTACTTTATCGACAAAACCGACTTAGGTAGCGATAGTGTCCTTAGCATAGTGCTATCTGGGGCATTAGCGATCGGTGTGATTCTCACTAGCCTAATTAAAGGATATCGTGGCAACTTGATGGCTGTGCTGTTCGGCGATATTCTAGCGATCGATACCACAGATTTGATTTTGACGCTGCTAGTACTTGTGGGAGGCAGCATATTTTTACTATCAACCCTGCGGCAGCAAATTTTATTGACCCTTAACCCCGATGTAGCGCAAGTTCAAGGTATTCCCGTCCAGTTGTACCGCTATGTCTTTGTGGTCTTGCTTTCACTTGCCGTTGCTGTAGCGATTAAAGCTGTGGGCGTTTTACTGGTGAACGCCTTTTTAGTTATCCCCGCCTCTACCGCCAAACTGATGAGTCACCACTTTAGCCGCTTTCTAATCATGTCGGTGATAGTTGGTTCCATTAGCAGTATTGCTGGCATCATTGTGTCAGGTATTTTCAACTTTGCTTCTGGGCCAAGTATTGTTCTTGTTCAATTTCTGCTATTTGTAGCCGTTTTCATCTGGTTTAAGTTGAATTTGAAAGCCGCATAAATCTTTTTTCTCTAAGGGCTTGCTATTTTATTGGATGTTTGCTACATTTATTAATCGTGGCTCACAAAAGCCCCAGCCGGGATAGCTCAGTTGGTAGAGCAGAGGACTGAAAATCCTCGTGTCACCGGTTCAAGTCCGGTTCCTGGCATAACATTAAAACCTCTGAAAGCCCTAGCCCTCAGGGGTTTATTGTTTATCCAAAAACTCTATTTGAGTGCTTGTTATTGGTGAAAAGATGGTGATTTTAGGCCACGTTGACTATTTTTGGACATCTTTGGCTAATCTATACGGGTAAAGTTGGGATAAATCAGAACTGGAGTTTAGACTAGTTCCCGGTGCGAAACTCAGAAGGCTCATTCTATAAAGCCTAAAAACCAAGGTTTTAGTTCCCGGAAACATCTTAAATCCGTATCCTTATTTTTTGGAAATTTAGTTTCGCACCGTGAACTAGACTAACAGGTGGCGATCGCTAAAAAGGCTTACCTATTGAAGTTAATACTAGGCAACAACAAATTAGCCAGCATTACGCTGGTTAATCAAATGAAAACCTTAAAGATGATTTGTTACAGGATCAAGCCGACTTTGACAGTTGTTTTTTTTGTTTCAAAGTACCTTTTTTAACAGTTGGATAACGAATTCTACGGTTTCGTGGCTGCCCTTGTGGCCAACCAGGAGACTTTCCACGGGGTTTGGGGTCAGCAGCAATATCAGCTGTCTGTTTGACAAAGCTGGCACAGCCGTATTCAGCATCCCATAAAGTCATGGGGCGTGTGGGCAGATGTTGGCAAACAAGTCTTAGTTGGGATGCTGCTTTTTCAATCGGATTAGAAAAACTGGTGATCCGCTCATGTAATAGTGGTAACGCCCAACTACCTTTGGTTTCTGGAATGATACTTATAGTACTATAGCCTTGCCCCAATGTGACGGGTTTCGTCCCTGACATTGGTTGCGTTTGATGTTCGTAAGTACGTTCTTTGAGCGTGACTGCCTCCAATCTTGGCCAAGCTGTGTGATCTCCTGCCAAAACCAGTTGCTCTGTTTGGGGAAGTTGTTTGATATACAACTGCATCAATTCTTCTCTTGGTGGATTACTGTCTTCTAGAGCTTCATAAATACTCGACCACCTCCGTCGAAATACTGGAGATAGCGATAGTTCCACAAACGAATAAACACTGCGTGTAACTAACACTGCGTCCATTAAGTCAAACAGAGCATCTTTGCCATTACCCAGAATGGTGTACACACCAGAACGGAATTGTTTAAGCTGATCTAATGTCATGGTCAAGCTGAAAAATCTTTCTTTTCTCAGCATTGACCAAAAAGTGGTCTGTTCAACATAACTGACCACTTTTTCTTCACAGTCTTACTCTCACTCTACATAGCGTCTGTACAATTCGCAGCTAAAACCATTGTTAACTTTTATATCAGTAAGCCCACTGATAGATGCTAACGATCGCCTACCGTTAGTCTAAACTCCAGTCAGAACGCACTGATTAAAAAACAAAAAGACCAGCCTCCCACAGCCGGTCTATAAAATGTTTGTTTTTTTGCGTTGTCTTCTCAAGAGAGTTAAAACCCAATTGCGCGTTCCCAAAATGCAACGGGCAACTTTTCTTAACAATATTGTAACAGTCAACACAGATTTTTCGTGAAACTTCATCAAAAAATATCCGAACAAAGCTTAAAAGCTTCTATCCATAAGGATAATTCAGTAAATCGCAAGGTAGAAAAGGAGGGGAGCAGAGGAGCAGGGAAAAAATTCTTAATTTTTGACAAATGACTAATGACTAATGACTAATGACTAATAACCATTTGTGGTTTTCCCCAGAGGATGCTTTCCTGCTTGTAAATTGCAATTCCCGGTTTTGCTCCTTTGGGTTTGTAGACGTGTTTTAACTGAGTGTAAACTACTGGCACTTGTTCACTCTGACGGGCGCGACTGTAGTAGGCAGCAAGATTAGCTACAAATTGCAAATCAGCTTCTTCTGCAACAGCACCGGGTTCTAGACGTAGTAGCACATGGCTCCCTGGAATTTCTTGAGCGTGGAACCATAAGTCATAATCCCCAGCTACACGAAAGGTCAATTGGTCATTTTGGCGATTGTTGCGACCGATTAATACTTCAAAGCCGTTGGGGGTAAGGTAACGATGAAAGTTGGTGCTGGGGGGTTCATTGGCACTGCGGCTGCGATATTCTGGATCTTCTAAATACTTTTGTCCAATCAACTCTTCGCGGATTTCTTCTAAAGCTCGCAAATCTTCTGCTGTTTGGTAGGTGTCTATTTGGCTGATCGCAGCTTCTACTTGTTCTAAATACTCAATTTCTGTCTGCACTTCTAATAGTAGCGGTTCCACGGCAGCACGGGCGCGTTTGAGCTTTTGGTGCTGTTTGTAAAGACCTTGGGCATTTTGGACGGCATTTTTATCTGGCTGGAGAGCGATCGCTACTGGCAAATTTGTATCAAAATCAGCAAGGATAATTTCTTTCATCCCCGGTTCCCAGTTTTGCAAATGAGCCATCAATAAATCAGCTTTTTGCCGATACTCATCGGCTTGATCTGATTGCTGCAAGCGCGTCTTAAAGGTTTGAGCTTTATTGCGTAATTTCGCCAGAATATTATTCAATTTCTGACTCAACTGATGGCGCAATTGAGAAAATAATTGTTGGTCAATTTGGTTACTGTAGTATCGGTTAAGTAACTCCTGGATATTTTTGACCTTTTCAACCGCACCCCAACCCATTACGGTGTAGCCATCTTTTGTCCAAGCGGGTTGAAATTTACTGGAATCCAAGGCTTGCAGCCATTCTTGCCAACGTTCAAATAGCCGTCGCCAATCGTCGGAGTTAAGAGTATTGGTGGATGTTTCTGGTGCGATATTTGCTTCTAACAACATTAACTCCAGTAGTGCTGCACTCAAGCCACTATAACTTTTCAGCAATTGCCGCTTGATTGCTCCTGGCACTAAACTTACCCGTTCTTGCCAACGTTCTTGTGATTCGCTCAAACTGGGGACAGTTCCAGTCAGTTTTGGCGGTGTTTCATAAGGTTGTCCGGTTTGGATGGGACGGACACTAGATTGTTGCTGACTGACTTGATGGGCTGCGGTGATAATTATATTGTTGGCGTCGGTGAGAATGACGTTGCTATACTTGCCCATGATTTCTGCATAGACATGATATAGGGCGGTTTCTCCGGGACGACGGGCAAATTGCAAATCAATAACCCGCTCCCAAGGGGCGATCGCTTCAATAGCTACCAGTGCTAAACCACTCAATTGGTGTATCAGTTGTTGGCTAAAGGTAAAGGTATCTGGCGATCGCGGTGGTGGATCGCCGATACAAATATGTGCAGCTTGAGGATGCCAAGAAATCTGTAGCCAATCTCGCTGTTTCAGGGTGCGTAATGCCATAGCAATAGTGTAGCGATCGCGCTGGTAAACCTGTTCTAAGCGTGATGGTAGCCAGTTAGCGCGGATTTCGCTACAAGCAGCTGTGAGAGTGGTAAAGTCAACTGGTTGCAAAGCGATTAGTTGTTAACATTCAAATGGTAGCCATCGCTATGCTTTTATCTTCGTTTAGTCAAAGCATAGCAGACCTCAACTATCATAGCGGTTACTTGGTTTGGTGATAGCTAACGCAGAAATCTATTATTCAGATAGAATCTTAGCACTTAGATGTTAACTTACCTTTTTATACATTTTTTCGTGTCAAGTTTTGTAAGCTAAAGCTATATAAATAAATAAGCTAAGTTATATCTTGCACCTGCCCACATTTCCCGCCAGAGAATAAATTCTCTGGCTAATAGCGCAAGTCCACTTAAGTGGACTGTAATCTTTATTGAGTCTTCTTTAGAAGACTTTAGCTATTAGCCTCAGAATTCATTCTGAGGCGGTTGTTGGGAATGGCGCAAGTTCTGAGCTAATTAAACTAATAATCGAAATCACTCAGCCTAGAGAAATATTTAGAATAAATGATTAGACATGTCCAGAAATTAATTATGTGTTACCTGAAACCCTTGTAGAGACGTTGCAATGCAACGTCTCTACATTCATTTTTGGAAATGTTGATTGAGTAATGGTGAGTGACGACTAGGAAAATAAAATTATTGCTTACTTCCGAGTTACCCATTCACCATTATCTGTTACCCAAGAGAATTATTTTGCAACCAAAACTGGCTGTTTTGCTGTTGACTGCACTAATTCGACTGTTGACTCTACTAGTTCTTTTGCTGCTGACTGCACTAGTTCGGCTGTTGACTCCACTAGTTCTTTTGCTGTTGACGCTACTGGTTGTGGCTGCAACAGTTCGCTGTAAAGTTCACTCAGTTGATGTGCTACACCATCCCAGCTAAACTTAGTTTCGACGCGCTTTCTACCAGCTTTACCTAATTCATCTCGCCATTCTGGAGCTAAGAGAATTCGGTCAATGGCAGATGCAAAGGCATCTACATCTTGTGGTGCTGCCAATAAACCAGTTTCTTCGTTAACTACAGTAAACTGAAGTCCGCCGACATCACTTGCTACCACTGGTGTACTACTTGCCATTGCTTCGATCGCAACGAGTCCAAAGGGTTCGTAGTGACTGGGAACAACGCAAACATCAGCAGCAGCGTAATAAGTTGGCAAAATATCTTGACTCAGACGACCAGCAAAAGTGGTAAAGTCGCTCATCCCCAATTCGTTGACGATTTGCTCAATGCGAGCGCGCTCAATGCCGTCGCTGTTACCTGGAGTACTGCCACCACCAATAATTAACTGGAGATTCTTGGAGTCACGTAGCTCAGACTCGTTTACTGCACGCACCAAGGTTTCTATCCCTTTGCGTGGGTCAAAACGCCCTACATATAATACTACTTTGGCTTCTTTATCAATTCCCAATTCAGCCCTGGCTGCTTCTCGTGCAATCGAGCCAAAGCGCTGAATATCTGTACCGCAGGGAATGATGTCGATATTACCTTTAGTGGAAACTAGCGATCGCATGTGTTCCTGTTCTTGCGGACTTGTCGCTACAATTCGCTCTGCTTTTTCCAACACATCTTTTTCGACTGCTAATCGCACACTAGCAATTTGAGGAATATTTTCTATGGTGTTGTATTTGACTGCTCCTAAGGAGTGGTAGGTGTGAACCTGTTTACTATGTTGGATTTTATTTAACTGCATCCCCACCCAACTAGAGAGCCAATAGTTAGTGTGAACTAACTCGTATTTAATACCATTTTTTACTTGAAATTTGAGGAAATTATCCACAAATTCTGGCAGAAATTCAAAAATTTCATCTCGCGGCACAAACTCAAGAGGGCCAGCTTTTAAACGAATAGTTCGGCAATTGTCGCTGTGTTTAACAATCGAGTCTTGCTCCAGACTCACTTTGCGAGTAAACATATCAACTTGCCATCCCAGCTGCGCTAGTGCTTCACCCACGTTACGCACATAAACATTTTGTCCCCCAGCTTCTTCTTTCCCTATTTCAATCGCCGGGTCTCCGTGGACGGAAATCAAGGCGATACGTTTTTCGGTGGTAGAGTTCATAGTTTGTGTGTTGCTGATTTTAACAAAGTTTTAAGCTGTTCCAAACTCGTGTATAGCACACTTGCTGGAATTGTTTAGGAACCTTGATTAATATTTATTTTAATTTACTATGCCTAATATTTTTTTACATCCTCTACCAGAAGTATACTATTAGATTAAATACAACAAATATTTAATTTCTTTAGATATAGAAATTAGTTATCTTTAGATTTCATGCTTTTGATAGATAAAAATTATATTTTTCCTATAGGATAAATTTTAAATTATTTATAAAAATCAAAATTGCTGAAAAGGTTATAAATACGTACTTTTAGCTTCGGTACTTTCTCTTATTTCATTTCGGATTGCTATATTAATTCAAAATATCTAATGCTTTTGATAGAGAAATATTATAGTTATTGTCCTGTTTGTGCAGATATAATCCCATAGATACATGCATTAACATGAGTTTCACGAAGTGAAAAAGCAGGCGGACGCACAGCCTCTTGTAGAGAAAGCAGTCCGATAAATTAAGCTTTTTGACGATTTTTGCCTAAGCCCTGAATTAATGCCGTTGAACTCACGTTGTATTAAGTAGTAAGAATAACTGTTAAATATTGATGCAAAATCGGGTAATTTCTTGAATTTGCTTCGGAAAGTCTCAGATTATATTTGCAATCATTAATAAATTTCAGGAGCAAATCAGGTGTTTACTTCAACCTTACTCGCTGCCGCAACCACACCTCTGCAATGGAGCCCGACAGTTGCACTGATTATGATTATCGTTAATATCGTTGCCATTGCCTTTGGTAAATCTACCATCAAATATCCCAACGCAGAACCAGGACTACCCTCAGCCAATTTATTTGGGGGTTTTGGTTTACCAGGCCTTTTAGCAACTACTGCCTTTGGTCATATCTTAGGAGCGGGCGTTATCTTAGGATTGCATAACCTGGGAAGAATTTAGGTTTTTACCTCAGCCTTTATTTGATGATTATTTTGTCTCCAGCCTTGAGCCAGAGAGTTAGTTATCTGGCTCTTTTTTAGGTCATTTTCAAAAATACAGAACACAAATCCTAATGGTCATGGTACTATGATCGTAAAAATGCAGCATTTAGATCGCAGTTACCAAATGTGGACGCACTTGAAGCAGACCATCGGTGAGAGATCAAGATAATTTTCCTTTTGTCAATTAGAAATTCTGCTGAAAACTTAGGAAAAACATAGGTATGAAGTTAACTCTTGCACTGAACTTATGGTGCAAGAATGAATCATTACGTGTCAAAATTAAGCGTAGGCGTAGCCCGCCGTTAGGGATCGCCTGTTAAAAAATTGTGTTTCCGACCCCGATTTTCAGCAATATTCAGCAATATTTTAAGTACTAGTGCTTATTGACAAATACTGTTTGACCTTAACCTCTCGCAAATGGAAGCAAACAAAAGAAAGACTCGCCGAAAGCGATTGGAAATGGACAAAACACAAAATAGGAGGAAAAATATGAAGAAGTTTCTGAAGCAAGCATTTCTTACAGCTAGCATCGCTGTTTCGATAATCATGTCATCGGAAGCGTTTACACGCGCAGAAGACCTGATTGTCAGAGATAGCAGTGGAAACCTGCGGTTATATCCGTTCCAAAATAACACGTTTTACAATAACGGCGGAGGAACGATAGTCGGGAATGGGTTTAACTTCACTAACTACTTGGTTGCTGACTGGACTGGTGACGGAATTCCAGACCTGATTGTCAGAGATAGCAGTGGAAACCTGCGGTTATATCCGTTCCAAAATAACACGTTTTACAATAACGGCGGAGGAACGATAGTCGGGAATGGGTTTAACTTCACTGATTACTTTCCAGGAGATTGGTAAAATGTACAAATTAACCTTATTTTGTCACTCTGAAAGAATGCAATAATTTAAGAGAATGTCTCAGAAGTATCAAATATTATCCGATCCTCCCTAACCCCCTTTCCAAGGAGGGAACTAACTTAAAGTCCCCCTTTTTAATGGAGATTTAGCAGGGTGGTTTCATACAAGCAGAGAAAAACTAAAACTGGGTTTCAAAGCCTCTTCCCCTGTGGGAGAGAGTAATGGAAGTGGGATAAAAAGCTATGCCACAAAACGAGAAATCAAGACTTATGCATTTTGCTTTTTTCGTATGAAACCACTCTGCTTTTAAAGGGAGATTTAGGAGGATCTTTTAGTCTAACTCTTAACGAATGTCCACTCTAGTACCTTGATGGGAGCTTCTTGTAGTGCTTGAGTTAGTTCGGCGCTGCTCTCAAATTTTATTTGGGAGAGGTCGCAGGCTTCGACGTTGACTGTAAATTTTTCGTCTTGGAAGGGCCAGGGTTTGACAACAACCAAGTTATCGCTGCGCTGCATGATGTCATAGCGCTGACCCTCAGGGCCCTTGCTAATTTCTAAAAACCGTTCATCGTCAGGTAGTTCTT
It includes:
- a CDS encoding iron uptake porin yields the protein MQKFWKYLLVSPAVCGVMLFINTVTFADERSGKSEINQPQVSANPDIRTTNIAPAHPMAQVTSVSQFSDVQPTDWAFQALQSLVERYGCIAGYPNSTYRGNRALTRYEFAAGLNACLDRVNELIATATGDLVNKQDLATLQKLQEDFSAELATLRGRVDAVEAKTAELEANQFSTTTKLQGQVVAVVSDVLSGNTVNGAEITDENTTLGARARIELVTSFTGKDTLFTRIQANNILSPNIGTPEGNLFFAGDGTTNASIDALFYRFPLGEKTEVVAIANAGAADDLTTTVNIFDGDGAFGALSTFGTRNPIYYQIGGAGLGVTHEFGDKLALSLGYLSGTANDPTPNNGLFNGSYGALAQLTVKPSDRITVGLTYINSYNQPLLTGSNAATFQNIATIQALPEEEVAFSSNSYGVQASIGITKNIVLGGWAGYTNSRTLNGNRGEADIWNYAVTLGFPDLGKEGNLAGIIAGVEPKVTSSNIVGLDNDPDTSYHLEGFYQYKLSDNITITPGVIWLTSPDHNNNNDDVVIGTLRTTFSF
- a CDS encoding metal ABC transporter substrate-binding protein yields the protein MLSITAGCSQSNPNQGTSSEQPPQAQEAASTPSVQSTKTKVVTTFLPIYLFTKAVAGNVADVEILVPPGTEVHEYQATPQNVKAIATANVLVKNGLGLEEFLENTVKNAQNPKLAEIDASKGIKPLNEISPVVKTAQEEEDHEHTQGNPHVWLDPVLAKQQVTNIRDGLIAADPANKATYEANAATYIKELESLNNEFQQTLQKTPSCTFITFHDAFPYLAQRYNLKQVAVVQIPEDQLSPTDVQNAVNAVKKYKVKALFSEPGVDNKLLSSLSKDLKLTLRPLDSLETGETDPQHYFKAMKANLQTLQTACK
- a CDS encoding metal ABC transporter ATP-binding protein; the protein is MTNDIAILKVEGLTVYQGSYLAVRDVSFELLPGTDTAIVGPNGAGKSTLVKAVLDLIPRSSGTIQIFGRPIARLGRLRHLLGYMPQNFIFDRSFPISVSELVGLGWDKEAKKGDLFFSRLWRQDREKSAAVGEALRRTDAYHLQHQAIGTLSGGQLKRVLLAYCLVMPRKLLVLDEAFAGVDVQGAADFYALLNELKRQEGWTVLQVSHDIDMVNRHCDRVLCLNQSIVCTGKPEIALSPQNLLATYGPGFSRYQHQH
- a CDS encoding metal ABC transporter permease, yielding MNFFNDSQIARLAIANTNDLVNLLTFPFMQRAIVGAVLMGILGGMLGSFVTLRQLSFFSHAVGHAALVGVALGVLLQINPTWMLLPFTLVFGVIVLYFIDKTDLGSDSVLSIVLSGALAIGVILTSLIKGYRGNLMAVLFGDILAIDTTDLILTLLVLVGGSIFLLSTLRQQILLTLNPDVAQVQGIPVQLYRYVFVVLLSLAVAVAIKAVGVLLVNAFLVIPASTAKLMSHHFSRFLIMSVIVGSISSIAGIIVSGIFNFASGPSIVLVQFLLFVAVFIWFKLNLKAA
- a CDS encoding transposase, whose amino-acid sequence is MVSYVEQTTFWSMLRKERFFSLTMTLDQLKQFRSGVYTILGNGKDALFDLMDAVLVTRSVYSFVELSLSPVFRRRWSSIYEALEDSNPPREELMQLYIKQLPQTEQLVLAGDHTAWPRLEAVTLKERTYEHQTQPMSGTKPVTLGQGYSTISIIPETKGSWALPLLHERITSFSNPIEKAASQLRLVCQHLPTRPMTLWDAEYGCASFVKQTADIAADPKPRGKSPGWPQGQPRNRRIRYPTVKKGTLKQKKQLSKSA
- a CDS encoding Rqc2 family fibronectin-binding protein, translated to MQPVDFTTLTAACSEIRANWLPSRLEQVYQRDRYTIAMALRTLKQRDWLQISWHPQAAHICIGDPPPRSPDTFTFSQQLIHQLSGLALVAIEAIAPWERVIDLQFARRPGETALYHVYAEIMGKYSNVILTDANNIIITAAHQVSQQQSSVRPIQTGQPYETPPKLTGTVPSLSESQERWQERVSLVPGAIKRQLLKSYSGLSAALLELMLLEANIAPETSTNTLNSDDWRRLFERWQEWLQALDSSKFQPAWTKDGYTVMGWGAVEKVKNIQELLNRYYSNQIDQQLFSQLRHQLSQKLNNILAKLRNKAQTFKTRLQQSDQADEYRQKADLLMAHLQNWEPGMKEIILADFDTNLPVAIALQPDKNAVQNAQGLYKQHQKLKRARAAVEPLLLEVQTEIEYLEQVEAAISQIDTYQTAEDLRALEEIREELIGQKYLEDPEYRSRSANEPPSTNFHRYLTPNGFEVLIGRNNRQNDQLTFRVAGDYDLWFHAQEIPGSHVLLRLEPGAVAEEADLQFVANLAAYYSRARQSEQVPVVYTQLKHVYKPKGAKPGIAIYKQESILWGKPQMVISH